A DNA window from Aspergillus nidulans FGSC A4 chromosome I contains the following coding sequences:
- a CDS encoding elongation factor 2 (transcript_id=CADANIAT00006656), with the protein MVNFTIEELRSLMDRKANIRNMSVIAHVDHGKSTLSDSLVSRAGIIAGAKAGDARFMDTRPDEQERGITIKSTAISLYAKFADEEDIKEIPQAVDGNEFLINLIDSPGHVDFSSEVTAALRVTDGALVVVDCVSGVCVQTETVLRQALTERIKPVLIINKVDRSLLELQVEKEDLYQSFLRTVESVNVIIATYEDKALGNVQVYPEKGTVAFGSGLHGWAFTVRQFAVKFAKKFGVDRKKMLERLWGDNYFNPKTKKWTKTQPEVDGKPVERAFNMFILDPIYKIFQLVTNDKKDQIPALLEKIEVKLANDEKDLTGKQLLKTIMRKFLPAADAMLEMICIHLPSPVTAQKYRAETLYEGPQDDEAFAGIRDCDPKAPLMLYVSKMVPTSDKGRFYAFGRVYAGTVKSGLKVRIQGPNYTPGKKDDLFIKAIQRTILMMGRFVEPIEDVPAGNIVGLVGVDQFLLKSGTLTTSETAHNLKVMKFSVSPVVQRSVEVKNAGDLPKLVEGLKRLSKSDPCVLTMINESGEHVVAGAGELHLEICLKDLEEDHAGVPLRISDPVVSYRETVSGTSSMTALSKSPNKHNRLYLTAEPLDEEVSKAIEEGKINPRDDFKARARILADEYNWDVTDARKIWCFGPDTTGANLLVDQTKAVQYLNEIKDSVVSGFQWATREGPVAEEPMRSIRFNILDVTLHADAIHRGGGQIIPTARRVLYAATLLAEPGILEPIFNVEIQVPEQAMGGIYGVLTRRRGHVYTEEQRVGTPLFTVKAYLPVNESFGFPGELRQATGGQAFPQSVFDHWAVLPGGSPLDPTTKPGQIVAEMRKRKGIKEQVPGYENYYDKL; encoded by the exons ATGGTCAA CTTCACTATCGAGGAG CTCCGCTCCCTCATGGACCGCAAGGCCAACATCCGTAACATGTCGGTCATTGCTCACG TCGATCACGGAAAGTCCACTCTCAGTGACTCTCTCGTCTCGCGTGCCGGTATCATTGCTGGTGCCAAGGCTGGTGATGCCCGTTTCATGGACACCCGTCCTGATGAACAGGAGCGTGGTATCACCATCAAGTCTACTGCCATCTCTCTTTACGCCAAGTTCgccgatgaggaggatatcaaggaaaTCCCCCAGGCCGTCGACGGTAACGAGTTCTTGATCAACTTGATCGATTCCCCCGGTCACGTTGATTTCTCTTCTGAagtcactgctgccctccgtGTCACTGACGGTGCCCTTGTCGTCGTCGACTGTGTCTCTGGTGTTTGCGTCCAGACTGAGACTGTGCTCCGTCAGGCCCTGACTGAGCGTATCAAGCCCGTCCTTATCATCAACAAGGTCGACCGCTCTCTGCTCGAACTccaggtcgagaaggaggacCTCTACCAGTCTTTCCTCCGTACCGTTGAGTCCGTCAACGTCATCATCGCTACCTATGAGGACAAGGCCCTCGGCAACGTCCAGGTCTACCCCGAAAAGGGTACCGTTGCTTTCGGTTCCGGTCTTCACGGCTGGGCTTTCACCGTCCGCCAGTTCGCCGTCAAGTTCGCCAAGAAGTTCGGTGTTGACCGCAAGAAGATGCTTGAGCGTCTGTGGGGTGACAACTACTTCAACcccaagaccaagaagtgGACCAAGACCCAGCCCGAGGTTGACGGCAAGCCCGTTGAGCGTGCTTTCAACATGTTCATTCTTGACCCTATCTAcaagatcttccagctcgtcaccAACGACAAGAAGGATCAGATCCCTGCtcttcttgagaagattgaggTCAAGCTTGCGAACGACGAGAAGGACCTTACTGGCAAGCAGCTCCTCAAGACCATCATGCGCAAGTTCCTTCCCGCCGCCGATGCCATGTTGGAGATGATCTGTATTCACCTTCCTTCTCCCGTCACTGCCCAAAAGTACCGTGCTGAGACCCTGTACGAGGGTCCTCAGGACGACGAGGCCTTCGCTGGTATCCGTGACTGTGACCCCAAGGCTCCTCTCATGCTTTACGTCTCTAAGATGGTTCCCACCTCCGATAAGGGACGTTTCTACGCCTTCGGTCGTGTCTACGCCGGTACTGTCAAGTCTGGTCTCAAGGTCCGCATCCAGGGTCCCAACTACACCCCTGGCAAGAAGGACGACCTTTTCATCAAGGCCATTCAGCGTACCATTCTCATGATGGGTCGTTTCGTCGAGCCCATTGAGGATGTTCCCGCCGGTAACATCGTCGGTCTCGTTGGTGTCGACCAGTTCTTGCTCAAGTCCGGTACCCTTACCACCTCCGAGACTGCTCACAACCTCAAGGTCATGAAGTTCTCTGTCTCCCCTGTCGTGCAGCGCTCCGTCGAGGTGAAGAACGCTGGTGATCTGCCCAAGCTTGTTGAGGGTCTTAAGCGTCTCTCCAAGTCCGATCCTTGTGTCTTGACCATGATCAACGAGTCCGGTGAGCACGtcgttgctggtgctggtgagCTCCACCTCGAAATTTGCTTGAAGGATCTTGAGGAAGACCACGCTGGTGTTCCCCTCCGTATCTCCGACCCCGTCGTCTCCTACCGTGAGACCGTTTCTGGCACTTCCAGCATGACTGCTCTGTCCAAGTCGCCCAACAAGCACAACCGTCTCTACCTCACTGCCGAGCCtctggatgaggaggtcTCCAAGGCCATTGAGGAGGGCAAGATCAACCCCCGCGACGATTTCAAGGCCCGTGCTCGTATCCTTGCCGATGAGTACAACTGGGATGTCACCGATGCTCGCAAGATCTGGTGTTTCGGTCCCGACACCACTGGCGCCAACTTGCTCGTTGACCAGACCAAGGCCGTCCAGTACCTCAACGAAATCAAGGACTCCGTTGTCTCCGGTTTCCAGTGGGCCACTCGTGAGGGTCCCGTTGCTGAGGAGCCCATGCGCTCCATCCGCTTCAACATCCTTGATGTTACTCTTCACGCTGATGCCATCCACCGTGGTGGTGGTCAGATTATCCCTACTGCTCGTCGTGTCTTGTACGCCGCTACTCTCCTTGCTGAGCCTGGTATCCTCGAGCCCATCTTCAACGTCGAGATCCAGGTTCCTGAGCAGGCTATGGGTGGCATCTACGGTGTCCTTACCCGCCGCCGTGGTCACGTCTACACTGAGGAGCAGCGTGTCGGTACTCCTCTGTTCACTGTCAAGGCTTACCTGCCCGTCAACGAGTCCTTCGGTTTCCCCGGTGAACTTCGCCAGGCCACTGGTGGTCAGGCCTTCCCCCAGTCTGTCTTTGACCACTGGGCTGTTCTTCCTGGTGGCTCTCCTCTTGACCCTACCACCAAGCCTGGTCAGATCGTTGCTGAGATGCGTAAGCGCAAGGGTATCAAGGAGCAGGTTCCTGGTTACGAGAAC TACTACGACAAGCTGTAA